One genomic region from Nitrospira sp. encodes:
- a CDS encoding DUF2062 domain-containing protein → MPDVSNQPSARGTRSFRALLRQILHLQESPQRTALAFALGVFIAFSPAYGLHTAMVVLCTWLFGLNFLALFTGALVNNPWTIIPILGATYWTGALLLGRTDMPNFDWQDLSFSGIYEQVLPYAAPFMLGGLVLSVLGALLSYPVAYLLFHKHRSSPAKPTTEPLPPSDQVG, encoded by the coding sequence ATGCCCGACGTGAGCAACCAGCCCTCTGCGCGAGGAACCCGATCGTTCCGGGCACTCCTACGCCAAATACTCCACTTACAGGAGTCACCGCAACGCACCGCGCTGGCATTTGCGCTGGGCGTCTTCATCGCGTTCTCACCCGCCTATGGCCTGCACACGGCGATGGTCGTGCTGTGCACCTGGCTATTCGGACTCAATTTCTTGGCCCTGTTCACCGGTGCCTTGGTCAACAATCCCTGGACCATTATTCCAATCTTAGGTGCAACCTACTGGACCGGTGCATTGCTCTTGGGACGGACCGATATGCCGAATTTTGATTGGCAGGATCTGAGTTTCAGCGGTATCTACGAACAAGTCCTTCCCTACGCAGCCCCCTTCATGCTCGGAGGACTCGTTCTCAGTGTGCTCGGAGCCTTGCTGTCCTATCCGGTCGCCTACCTACTTTTCCATAAACATCGTTCCTCGCCCGCCAAACCCACGACCGAACCGTTGCCGCCCTCTGACCAGGTGGGCTAA
- the thiL gene encoding thiamine-phosphate kinase, producing MARRPANRPIQEFALIRSLERRFARHTPGLVQGIGDDAAVIETSAQTWWHLTTDLLAEGIHFDLKSVPPESVGYRAAMANLSDIAAMGAVPRYLLISLAIPRTVKQSHIDKLYRGLMKACRLYDVALIGGDTSASKAGLFLSITLVGTTSGHRALFRHGAKVGDHIYVSGTLGDSLAGLKLLMNGTTSHPLSKRKSDFLRSHRQFLVRRHSHPTARVSEGRWLNGRRLASAAIDLSDGLSGDLRHLCEASRVGADVELEKIPISPACRAYASAIGVSPIRLALTGGEDYELLFTASPNNRDIIERQAHSRGYRMTCIGTIRPQRFGIRMRSDGRTQPMPATSYEHFC from the coding sequence GTGGCCCGTCGTCCGGCCAACCGCCCCATTCAAGAATTTGCTCTGATCCGATCTCTCGAACGTCGGTTTGCCCGTCACACGCCAGGGCTCGTTCAAGGCATCGGCGACGATGCAGCCGTAATTGAGACTTCCGCCCAAACCTGGTGGCATCTCACAACGGACCTGCTCGCCGAAGGAATCCACTTTGACCTGAAGTCGGTTCCCCCTGAGTCAGTCGGATACCGAGCCGCCATGGCCAACCTCAGCGATATTGCCGCGATGGGCGCCGTTCCTCGCTATCTGCTCATCTCGCTCGCCATCCCGAGGACAGTGAAGCAGTCCCATATCGACAAGTTGTACCGCGGCTTAATGAAGGCTTGCCGCCTGTATGACGTGGCACTCATCGGTGGAGACACTTCGGCGTCCAAGGCTGGACTCTTTCTCAGCATCACCCTGGTCGGCACGACGAGCGGGCATCGGGCGCTTTTTCGGCACGGTGCCAAAGTGGGAGATCACATCTATGTTTCGGGCACCCTCGGAGACTCTCTGGCAGGCCTCAAACTCTTGATGAACGGCACAACCTCGCACCCTTTGAGCAAGAGGAAGAGCGACTTCTTGCGCTCCCATCGGCAATTCCTTGTTCGCCGCCATTCCCACCCTACCGCGAGGGTCTCCGAAGGCCGGTGGCTCAACGGGAGACGACTCGCCTCCGCCGCCATCGATCTGTCCGACGGTCTCTCCGGAGACCTTCGACATCTGTGCGAAGCAAGTCGAGTCGGCGCAGATGTGGAACTCGAGAAGATCCCGATCTCACCGGCCTGCCGAGCCTATGCATCGGCGATCGGAGTCTCGCCGATTCGACTCGCGCTCACCGGCGGTGAAGACTACGAACTATTGTTCACCGCTTCGCCGAACAACCGCGATATCATTGAGCGGCAAGCACATTCACGGGGCTATCGCATGACCTGTATCGGGACGATTCGCCCGCAGCGGTTCGGGATCAGGATGAGGTCCGACGGTCGGACGCAGCCGATGCCGGCCACCAGTTACGAGCATTTCTGCTGA
- the lon gene encoding endopeptidase La, producing MTDPNEQEIQPPQNIEVPGQLPLLPVRDIVVFPYMVLPLFVGRDMSIKAIEAALAGNRMIFLATQKALDVENPAPKDIHAIGTVGLIMRMLKLPDERIKILVQGIAKAKITKYIQNDPYYSVRIDKLIDTKPTSTALEAEAVMRTVKEQIERIVSLGKVLIPDVMVVIENLEEPGRLADMVASNLGLKVDATQAVLEISDPIQRLRQVSDILGKEIEVLSMQQKIQAQAKGEMDKTQREYFLREQLKAIQKELGELDERAEEITEFRKRIKDAKMPDKVLKESEKQLKRLEKMHPDTAESATVRTYLEWMVELPWSKRSKDNLDLKAAAKVLNDDHYDLEKVKERILEYLAVRKLKEKMKGPILCFVGPPGVGKTSLGKSIARALGREFVRISLGGVRDEAEIRGHRRTYVGALPGRIIQGMKQAGTGNPVFMLDEVDKVGMDFRGDPSAALLEVLDPEQNSAFTDHYLGVPFDLTEVMFITTANLIDPVLPALRDRMEIIEIPGYTEEEKLGIAQKYLIPRQLEEHGITSKHVRLTEPAIRQIISHYTREAGVRNLEREIANVMRKVAKKVAEGKGLGFPIEPSNLHKYLGVPKYVPEAELEKDEIGVATGLAWTESGGDVLYIEATVMKGKGQLTLTGHLGDVMKESAQAALSYVRSREKTLHLSPAMFSKQDLHIHVPAGAIPKDGPSAGITMATAIASAFSGTPARRDLAMTGEITLRGRVLPIGGLKEKILAAKRAKLTTVILPRRNRKDLEEIPKHLLKGIQLAFVDTMDDVMKIALRRSVKASPASRKPSARPAPTRLPLRSGKGRRSHELPASMMANREPARS from the coding sequence ATGACCGACCCAAACGAACAAGAGATTCAGCCTCCACAAAACATCGAGGTTCCCGGTCAGCTCCCGCTGTTGCCGGTCCGAGATATCGTCGTCTTTCCGTATATGGTGCTTCCCCTTTTCGTCGGACGCGACATGTCGATCAAGGCCATCGAAGCAGCCCTTGCCGGCAATCGAATGATCTTCCTCGCGACTCAGAAAGCGCTCGACGTCGAAAATCCCGCTCCGAAAGACATCCATGCCATCGGCACCGTCGGCCTCATCATGCGGATGCTGAAACTGCCCGATGAACGCATCAAAATCCTGGTGCAAGGCATCGCCAAAGCGAAGATCACCAAATACATTCAGAACGACCCTTACTACTCCGTTCGGATCGACAAACTGATCGATACGAAACCGACGTCCACGGCCCTTGAGGCGGAAGCCGTCATGCGGACCGTGAAAGAACAGATCGAACGAATCGTGAGCTTGGGGAAAGTCTTGATCCCCGATGTCATGGTCGTCATCGAAAACCTCGAAGAGCCGGGCCGATTGGCCGACATGGTCGCCTCAAATCTCGGCCTCAAGGTCGACGCCACCCAAGCCGTCTTGGAAATCTCAGATCCGATTCAACGCCTTCGCCAAGTGAGCGACATTCTCGGGAAGGAAATCGAAGTCCTCTCCATGCAACAAAAGATTCAGGCGCAAGCCAAGGGCGAGATGGACAAGACTCAACGGGAGTACTTTCTGCGGGAACAACTGAAGGCCATTCAAAAGGAGTTGGGTGAACTCGATGAGCGGGCGGAAGAAATCACGGAATTCCGCAAGCGCATCAAAGATGCCAAGATGCCCGACAAGGTACTGAAAGAATCGGAAAAACAGCTCAAGCGTCTCGAAAAGATGCATCCGGATACCGCCGAATCCGCGACGGTGCGGACCTATCTGGAATGGATGGTCGAATTGCCATGGTCGAAGCGGTCGAAGGATAACCTCGATCTGAAGGCCGCCGCCAAGGTATTGAACGACGACCACTATGACCTCGAAAAGGTCAAGGAGCGGATTCTCGAATACCTGGCCGTCCGCAAGCTGAAAGAGAAGATGAAGGGGCCGATCCTCTGCTTCGTCGGCCCACCGGGAGTCGGGAAAACATCGTTGGGAAAGTCGATCGCCCGTGCATTGGGGCGCGAGTTTGTACGTATCAGCTTGGGCGGCGTGCGGGATGAGGCCGAAATTCGCGGCCACCGCCGCACCTACGTCGGCGCATTACCGGGACGCATCATCCAGGGCATGAAGCAAGCGGGCACAGGCAACCCTGTATTCATGCTCGACGAGGTGGATAAGGTCGGGATGGATTTTCGGGGCGACCCCTCAGCAGCCTTGCTGGAGGTCCTCGATCCCGAACAAAACAGTGCTTTCACCGACCACTATCTCGGGGTCCCATTCGACCTCACCGAAGTGATGTTCATCACCACCGCGAATTTGATCGATCCGGTCCTTCCCGCGTTGCGCGATCGCATGGAGATCATCGAGATCCCCGGATATACCGAAGAAGAGAAACTCGGCATCGCCCAGAAATACCTGATTCCCCGGCAGCTCGAAGAGCACGGGATTACGAGCAAACATGTCCGCCTTACGGAGCCGGCGATCCGCCAGATCATTTCGCACTACACGCGCGAGGCCGGGGTACGGAACCTTGAGCGCGAGATCGCCAATGTGATGCGTAAGGTTGCAAAGAAAGTCGCCGAGGGCAAAGGTCTAGGATTTCCGATCGAGCCGTCCAATCTCCATAAATATCTGGGAGTGCCGAAATATGTGCCGGAAGCGGAACTCGAGAAGGACGAAATCGGTGTGGCGACCGGCCTAGCCTGGACGGAATCGGGTGGCGATGTGCTCTACATCGAGGCGACGGTGATGAAGGGGAAAGGCCAATTGACCCTCACCGGACACCTGGGCGATGTGATGAAAGAATCCGCGCAGGCGGCGCTCAGCTACGTCCGCTCACGAGAGAAAACCTTGCATCTCAGCCCCGCAATGTTCAGCAAACAAGACCTGCACATCCATGTGCCGGCCGGGGCTATTCCCAAAGACGGTCCTTCGGCCGGCATCACGATGGCCACCGCCATTGCCTCGGCATTTTCCGGTACTCCCGCAAGACGAGATTTGGCAATGACCGGAGAAATCACCTTGCGCGGCCGCGTGCTTCCGATCGGTGGACTCAAGGAAAAGATTTTGGCCGCAAAGCGGGCGAAGCTCACCACAGTGATCCTCCCACGTCGGAATAGGAAGGACCTGGAGGAAATCCCCAAACATCTCCTCAAAGGCATTCAATTGGCGTTCGTCGATACCATGGACGACGTCATGAAGATCGCCCTCCGCCGAAGCGTCAAGGCTTCACCGGCTTCCCGGAAACCATCGGCCCGTCCTGCGCCAACGCGCCTCCCCCTGCGATCCGGCAAAGGTCGGCGGTCGCACGAACTCCCTGCCTCGATGATGGCAAACCGAGAGCCCGCACGGTCATAG
- the galU gene encoding UTP--glucose-1-phosphate uridylyltransferase GalU, which yields MSRLTVRKAIIPAAGLGTRFLPATKASPKEMLPLVDKPLIQYTVEEAVASGIEDIIVITGRGKRAIEDHFDRSVELEENLKGTGKSQVLHQIRQISNLANFCYVRQSEALGLGHAVLCAQHLIGDEPFAVILGDEIIDADVPGLAQLIHIYKKRHGAVLGVQEVPKADVSRYGIVTPKRLAHGLHRVEDLVEKPSPTDAPSALAVIGRYVLPPEIFPILRKTAPGKNGEIQLTDALKTLAKKTPMFALEVEGQRHDAGDKLGFLIATVEFALKNPALGSEFRDYLSTRMHTASNNRRG from the coding sequence ATGTCACGTCTGACTGTCAGAAAAGCGATCATTCCCGCTGCCGGCCTTGGGACACGCTTCCTTCCTGCCACCAAGGCATCCCCCAAAGAGATGTTGCCGTTGGTCGACAAGCCGCTCATTCAATATACGGTCGAAGAAGCGGTGGCCTCTGGTATCGAGGACATCATAGTCATTACAGGCCGCGGGAAACGCGCTATCGAAGATCACTTTGATCGTTCGGTCGAGTTGGAAGAAAATTTGAAAGGCACCGGCAAGAGTCAGGTACTCCATCAAATCCGACAGATCTCGAACCTCGCGAATTTCTGTTACGTGCGGCAATCCGAAGCCCTCGGCTTGGGGCATGCCGTGTTGTGCGCGCAGCATCTGATCGGCGATGAACCCTTCGCCGTCATTCTCGGGGATGAAATCATCGACGCCGACGTCCCAGGGCTCGCGCAATTGATCCACATCTATAAAAAGCGGCATGGGGCAGTGCTCGGAGTGCAGGAGGTTCCCAAAGCAGATGTCAGCCGGTACGGAATTGTGACCCCAAAGCGCCTCGCTCACGGTCTGCATCGGGTTGAGGATTTGGTTGAGAAACCATCGCCGACCGATGCCCCATCCGCGCTCGCCGTGATCGGCCGGTATGTCCTTCCCCCTGAAATCTTTCCGATCCTGAGAAAAACCGCCCCTGGAAAGAACGGGGAAATTCAATTGACCGATGCACTCAAGACACTGGCAAAAAAAACTCCGATGTTTGCTCTGGAGGTGGAGGGACAGCGCCATGACGCCGGAGACAAATTGGGCTTTTTGATCGCCACTGTTGAGTTCGCGTTGAAGAACCCGGCACTAGGGTCAGAATTCCGCGACTACCTTTCGACCAGAATGCACACCGCATCGAATAATCGTCGAGGATGA
- the bamA gene encoding outer membrane protein assembly factor BamA, whose translation MTEHAVYSPRSFLVAVVVVSVLWCVVEALAQTPDLKVASIEIRGAKRIEVPAIAGRLTLKVGDRYSPETVRGQVKILYDTGFFEDVQVETESIAEGMAVTFVVQEKPFITEIVFDGNEQLTDEKLKEKATIKNQAFLDPQQVKESAEAIRLAYQHEGYFNAQVVPVIETLDEERKRLTFHITEGEKAKVKTVTFEGLRAATKNEMLNVMSTREWIPWYGLVTRFKLPSMVSDAGVLKREELTNDVERIREVLLNKGYFNVRVGQPSVELTDDKKWFLITYHITEGEPFTIGEIGFRGHTVFEESELRAGLRMKEGEIFQRAKIRDEISRVTELYGSRGYAFAEVIPNVNPNNEERTVGILFNIKEGQMMRIRQINIYGNDKTRDNVIRREIRVDEQDVIDTASLKRSFQRLNNLNFFETVEILPTQIAPDKVDLNVRVKEKPTGMFSVGGGFSTLDQLVAVADITQANLGGYGYLLRVRGQLGQRRTLGSITFRNPYLYDSLTSLQIDGYRTMTNYLSYFEERTGGNVTLGRWISEYVTTSISLFGEILTYRDPQPGICPDLVPIVCQQLGTNSSTGFRTSLFRDTRDYYLDPRSGWRAGGGFDVGTPYLGGTYNFIKYYVDVVKYTPLPFDMRIAVRARMGALEALGGTDTPLNERFFVGGINTVRGFAFGRAGPTVPTTHAPYGAVRQLIFNNELIFTISAEAKLNGVLFFDYGEGFDNGVPWSFKLRPAAGIEGRWISPFGPLRVAYGINLDPRPGERVGVFEFTIGTLF comes from the coding sequence GTGACCGAGCATGCTGTCTACAGCCCTCGATCGTTCCTGGTCGCGGTCGTGGTCGTCTCTGTGTTGTGGTGCGTGGTCGAAGCACTCGCTCAGACGCCAGACCTCAAGGTCGCTTCGATTGAAATTCGGGGAGCCAAACGAATCGAAGTTCCGGCGATTGCCGGTCGGCTCACACTGAAGGTCGGCGACCGCTATTCTCCGGAAACGGTGCGTGGACAAGTGAAGATTCTCTACGACACGGGTTTTTTCGAGGATGTGCAGGTTGAAACAGAATCGATCGCCGAGGGGATGGCGGTGACCTTCGTCGTGCAGGAAAAGCCGTTCATCACCGAGATCGTCTTCGACGGTAACGAGCAGTTGACCGACGAGAAGCTGAAGGAAAAAGCGACCATCAAGAACCAGGCATTTCTTGATCCACAACAGGTGAAAGAAAGCGCCGAGGCCATTCGCTTGGCCTACCAGCATGAGGGATATTTCAACGCGCAGGTTGTTCCCGTGATCGAGACGTTGGATGAGGAACGAAAGCGTCTGACCTTCCATATTACGGAGGGAGAGAAGGCTAAGGTTAAGACGGTGACATTCGAAGGGCTGCGTGCGGCAACGAAGAACGAGATGCTCAATGTCATGTCGACTCGGGAATGGATCCCTTGGTACGGGCTCGTGACGAGGTTCAAGTTGCCTTCGATGGTGTCCGACGCGGGCGTCTTGAAGCGTGAAGAGCTGACCAATGATGTGGAGCGGATCAGGGAAGTACTGCTGAACAAAGGCTACTTCAATGTTCGGGTCGGTCAGCCGTCGGTGGAGCTCACCGACGATAAAAAATGGTTCCTCATCACCTACCACATTACCGAGGGAGAGCCGTTCACCATAGGAGAAATAGGGTTTCGAGGGCACACGGTGTTTGAGGAGTCGGAGCTTCGAGCGGGATTGAGGATGAAGGAGGGGGAAATTTTTCAGCGTGCCAAAATCCGAGATGAGATTTCCCGAGTCACGGAGCTGTATGGGAGCAGGGGGTATGCGTTTGCGGAAGTCATACCCAACGTGAATCCGAACAATGAGGAACGGACGGTCGGGATCCTCTTCAACATCAAGGAAGGGCAGATGATGCGGATCCGACAGATCAATATCTATGGCAATGATAAGACTCGAGACAACGTCATCCGGCGGGAAATACGAGTGGACGAACAGGATGTGATCGACACCGCCTCCCTGAAGCGAAGTTTCCAACGATTGAACAACTTGAATTTCTTCGAGACGGTGGAGATCCTGCCGACGCAAATCGCGCCGGACAAGGTCGATCTGAATGTACGTGTGAAGGAAAAGCCGACCGGGATGTTCAGCGTCGGCGGCGGGTTCAGCACATTGGACCAACTCGTGGCGGTTGCCGATATCACCCAAGCCAACTTGGGCGGGTACGGCTATCTCCTGCGCGTCCGCGGGCAACTCGGTCAGCGAAGAACTCTCGGGTCCATTACCTTCCGCAATCCCTATCTGTACGACTCATTGACGTCGCTGCAGATCGATGGCTACCGCACGATGACGAATTACCTGAGTTATTTTGAGGAACGAACCGGCGGAAACGTCACACTCGGCCGTTGGATATCGGAATATGTGACGACCAGTATCAGCCTCTTCGGAGAAATACTCACCTACAGGGATCCTCAACCCGGTATCTGTCCGGATCTGGTTCCTATCGTGTGTCAACAGCTCGGGACGAACTCGAGTACAGGATTTCGGACGTCGCTGTTCAGAGATACCAGAGACTACTATCTCGATCCCAGAAGCGGCTGGCGCGCCGGCGGAGGGTTTGATGTCGGAACACCCTATCTGGGGGGCACCTACAATTTCATCAAATATTATGTGGACGTGGTCAAATACACGCCCCTCCCCTTTGATATGAGGATTGCGGTGCGGGCTCGCATGGGAGCGCTCGAGGCGCTGGGAGGAACAGACACTCCACTGAATGAACGGTTTTTCGTGGGAGGCATCAATACGGTGCGTGGGTTTGCCTTCGGACGAGCCGGTCCCACAGTCCCCACGACCCATGCCCCCTACGGCGCGGTCAGACAATTGATCTTCAACAACGAGTTGATCTTTACGATCTCCGCCGAGGCGAAATTGAACGGTGTGCTCTTTTTCGACTACGGGGAGGGTTTTGACAACGGTGTGCCGTGGTCGTTCAAGTTGAGACCTGCTGCCGGTATAGAGGGACGCTGGATTTCTCCCTTCGGTCCCTTGCGTGTCGCCTATGGGATCAACCTAGACCCGCGACCCGGTGAACGAGTCGGCGTGTTCGAGTTTACGATCGGGACCTTGTTTTAG
- a CDS encoding OmpH family outer membrane protein has protein sequence MVRWNGVRWRQSAGRIEWGVMSASVTMLLVLSGCTGGGGKIDTKIGVINSQRLLNETSAGKKAKENLTAFSKNRQALMELEEKELRRMEEDFAKQSSVLSPAAKRDREEQFRRRMQEYQQKASELNREVQEKQKDVLEGFRDKIETVVAKVAKRLGLQVVVDKSKGGPTIYHEADMDISGPVIEEFNREYP, from the coding sequence GTGGTACGTTGGAATGGGGTTCGATGGAGGCAATCGGCGGGACGGATCGAATGGGGGGTGATGTCGGCTTCGGTCACCATGCTGCTGGTTCTCAGTGGATGTACCGGAGGCGGGGGTAAAATCGACACAAAGATCGGCGTAATCAATTCACAGCGCTTGCTCAACGAGACGAGCGCGGGCAAGAAAGCCAAAGAGAATCTGACCGCCTTTTCGAAGAATCGACAGGCACTGATGGAATTGGAAGAAAAGGAGTTGCGGAGGATGGAAGAGGACTTTGCCAAGCAGTCCTCCGTCCTGAGTCCCGCCGCGAAACGAGATCGGGAAGAACAGTTTCGCCGGCGCATGCAAGAGTACCAGCAAAAGGCCTCGGAATTGAATCGGGAAGTCCAGGAAAAACAAAAAGACGTTCTGGAAGGGTTTCGCGATAAGATCGAAACGGTCGTCGCAAAGGTCGCCAAGCGTCTCGGGCTGCAGGTTGTCGTTGATAAGAGCAAGGGTGGTCCGACCATCTATCATGAAGCAGACATGGACATTTCAGGTCCGGTCATCGAGGAATTCAATCGCGAATATCCGTAA
- a CDS encoding OmpH family outer membrane protein, with translation MTGAARVIIVGIALSLVQWVEPLFAGDALRIGVMDQQMVMERTKGGKLALEDVKGYSMTRQKIINSDEQDLKDLQQSLQDPTAKLTDQTRQEKEEQLRSKMEAYQRRLQEFNREVQQKQREMVAEFAQKIAAAAKAVAQKEGYTAIFDKGNEAMIRIVLYYQPALDVTDAVVKEFDRQNP, from the coding sequence ATGACGGGGGCAGCGAGAGTGATAATAGTAGGTATCGCGTTATCGCTGGTGCAGTGGGTGGAGCCGCTCTTCGCTGGGGACGCGCTCAGGATCGGGGTCATGGATCAACAGATGGTGATGGAACGGACGAAGGGCGGCAAGCTGGCCTTGGAAGATGTGAAGGGATATTCCATGACCAGACAGAAGATCATCAATTCGGATGAACAAGACCTCAAGGATCTGCAACAGTCCTTACAAGATCCGACCGCCAAACTCACCGACCAGACAAGACAGGAGAAAGAGGAGCAGTTGCGGAGCAAGATGGAGGCGTATCAGCGCCGCCTGCAAGAGTTTAATCGTGAAGTCCAACAAAAACAGCGCGAGATGGTCGCGGAATTTGCGCAAAAGATCGCCGCGGCAGCGAAGGCTGTGGCTCAGAAAGAGGGGTATACGGCCATCTTCGATAAAGGCAACGAGGCGATGATCCGCATCGTTCTCTATTATCAGCCGGCGCTGGACGTGACGGACGCGGTCGTCAAGGAATTTGATCGACAGAACCCGTGA
- the fabZ gene encoding 3-hydroxyacyl-ACP dehydratase FabZ produces the protein MASVEQAEIQALLPHRYPFLLVDRIKEFEPHQRIIGFKNVTVNEPFFQGHFPGRPVMPGVLIVEALAQAGGVLVFKSGGSVGKTVMYLTGIDEAKFRRPVVPGDQLRLEIEVIKKRPPFWRMQGKAYVDNEVVCEAVVTAMVMEEKTETR, from the coding sequence ATGGCATCGGTCGAGCAGGCTGAGATTCAGGCGTTACTTCCCCACCGGTACCCGTTCTTGCTGGTGGATCGAATCAAAGAGTTTGAACCGCATCAGAGGATCATTGGGTTCAAAAACGTGACGGTGAATGAACCGTTCTTTCAAGGACATTTCCCCGGCCGCCCTGTGATGCCGGGAGTGCTGATTGTCGAGGCCCTGGCACAGGCAGGCGGCGTGCTGGTCTTCAAGTCGGGGGGATCGGTCGGTAAAACCGTCATGTATCTGACTGGTATCGACGAGGCAAAATTCCGGCGACCGGTGGTGCCGGGCGATCAGCTCCGTCTTGAGATCGAAGTAATCAAGAAGCGTCCTCCGTTCTGGAGAATGCAAGGAAAGGCATACGTAGACAATGAGGTGGTCTGTGAAGCCGTAGTGACGGCGATGGTGATGGAAGAGAAGACGGAAACACGGTAG
- the lpxA gene encoding acyl-ACP--UDP-N-acetylglucosamine O-acyltransferase: MKIHPTAIVHPKASLDGDVEIGPFCVIGEHVAIGKGSRLLSHVTIDGWTEIGERNEVHPFASIGGPPQHLGYKGEPTKVNIGHDNIIREYVTINRGTVQGGGVTSLGSRDILMAYVHVAHDCRLGNDIIMANAASLAGHITIGDHAVIGGLTGILQFVRVGDYVMVGGCCAIGQDIPPFALAAGGYRAHLYGLNSVGLQRHGFSADRIALLKKAFDLLFRSGHRTAEAIRLAKKEFKGQADVAKILTFMEGTKRGISRAVSLDMEREFDQQM; the protein is encoded by the coding sequence GTGAAGATACATCCTACAGCGATCGTTCATCCCAAGGCGAGTCTCGATGGTGACGTTGAGATCGGGCCATTCTGTGTAATCGGGGAGCATGTCGCGATCGGAAAGGGAAGCCGATTGCTCTCCCATGTGACGATCGATGGGTGGACGGAGATTGGGGAGCGGAACGAAGTGCACCCGTTTGCTTCGATCGGAGGGCCTCCACAACACCTTGGGTATAAGGGGGAACCGACCAAGGTCAACATCGGTCATGACAACATTATCAGGGAGTACGTCACGATCAACCGGGGAACCGTCCAAGGGGGTGGAGTGACCTCTCTTGGATCGAGGGACATTCTGATGGCCTATGTGCATGTGGCGCATGATTGCCGGCTCGGTAACGATATTATTATGGCCAATGCGGCAAGTCTTGCCGGACACATCACCATCGGTGATCATGCCGTCATCGGAGGATTGACCGGTATTCTTCAGTTTGTGCGCGTCGGAGACTATGTGATGGTCGGCGGTTGTTGCGCGATTGGTCAGGATATTCCTCCATTTGCGTTGGCAGCCGGCGGGTACCGTGCCCATCTGTACGGTCTCAATTCGGTCGGCCTGCAGCGCCATGGTTTTTCTGCCGATCGCATCGCCCTGCTGAAGAAGGCTTTTGACCTGCTCTTCCGATCCGGCCACCGAACGGCTGAGGCGATTCGGCTGGCCAAAAAGGAATTCAAGGGACAGGCCGATGTAGCCAAGATTCTGACGTTTATGGAGGGCACCAAACGTGGAATCTCGCGGGCTGTCAGCCTGGATATGGAGCGCGAGTTCGATCAACAAATGTGA
- the lpxI gene encoding UDP-2,3-diacylglucosamine diphosphatase LpxI (LpxI, functionally equivalent to LpxH, replaces it in LPS biosynthesis in a minority of bacteria.) — translation MYLTMPILDGRIGVIAGNGRFPIIFADNARKMGLQVFAVAHEGETEPELEQHVDRIHWVKIGQLNKLINAFKSDGVRKVVMLGGIKKTHVYSHARPDFRVLALAAKLVLWKDDDILRALAAELEKDGITICESTFGLEGILVQEGTLTSRQPSKKEWVDIRYGWDVAKETGRLDIGQCVVIKDRVVVAVEAVEGTDEAIKRGGELAKDGAVVVKRSKPQQDLRFDLPAVGPRTIAVMRSVKASVLAVEAGRSVILDRELLISNAEDAGIAVVGLAREEEASAGT, via the coding sequence ATGTACCTGACCATGCCAATACTCGACGGACGAATCGGGGTGATCGCCGGGAATGGACGATTTCCGATCATCTTTGCGGATAACGCCCGCAAGATGGGGTTGCAAGTATTCGCGGTGGCTCACGAGGGCGAAACCGAACCGGAGCTCGAACAGCATGTCGATCGAATCCATTGGGTCAAGATTGGCCAACTCAATAAGCTGATCAACGCATTCAAGTCCGACGGGGTCCGGAAAGTGGTCATGTTGGGAGGCATCAAGAAAACGCATGTCTATAGCCATGCACGTCCTGATTTTCGCGTGCTGGCTCTGGCCGCGAAATTGGTTCTTTGGAAGGATGATGATATCCTCCGCGCCCTCGCGGCGGAACTCGAGAAAGATGGAATCACTATCTGTGAGTCGACGTTCGGTCTGGAAGGGATCTTGGTTCAGGAAGGCACGCTCACTTCCCGCCAGCCGAGCAAGAAAGAGTGGGTCGACATCCGCTATGGTTGGGACGTGGCCAAGGAGACTGGGCGCCTCGACATCGGCCAATGTGTCGTGATTAAAGACCGTGTCGTCGTGGCGGTCGAAGCGGTCGAAGGAACCGATGAAGCGATCAAGCGGGGAGGCGAATTGGCCAAGGATGGTGCGGTGGTGGTGAAGCGGAGCAAGCCACAGCAGGATCTCCGGTTTGACCTGCCGGCAGTCGGTCCCAGGACGATCGCGGTCATGCGTTCCGTCAAGGCCTCGGTGCTTGCGGTCGAGGCCGGCCGATCCGTGATCCTGGATCGAGAATTGCTGATCAGCAACGCGGAGGACGCCGGAATCGCCGTCGTCGGCCTTGCTCGCGAAGAAGAAGCGAGCGCGGGGACCTGA